A genomic window from Streptomyces sp. HUAS YS2 includes:
- a CDS encoding ABC-F family ATP-binding cassette domain-containing protein produces the protein MAVNLVNVEAVSKVYGTRALLDGVSLGVSEGDRIGVVGRNGDGKTTLIRMLAKLEEADTGRVTHSGGLRLGVLTQHDSLDPRATIRHEVIGVMADHEWAGSAKIRDVLTGLFGGLDLPGFEKGLDTVIGPLSGGERRRIALAKLLIEDQDLLVLDEPTNHLDVEGIAWLAGHLRERRSALVCVTHDRWFLDQVCTRMWDVQRGAVYEYEGGYSDYVFARAERERIAATEEVKRQNLVRKELAWLRRGAPARTSKPRFRIEAANALIADVPEPRDKSELMKFANARLGKTVFDLENVDITAGPKELLKHLTWQLGPGDRIGLVGVNGAGKTSLLRALADAAVTQGDIQPAAGRIVVGKTVRLAYLSQDVTELPAELRVLEAVQQVRDRVDLGKGREMTAGQLCEQFGFTKEKQWTPVGDLSGGERRRLQLLRLLMDEPNVLFLDEPTNDLDIETLTQLEDLLDGWPGSMVVISHDRFFIERTTDRTFALLGDRTLRMLPRGIDEYLERRQKMIEAALPAPAPAAQQKQGVSAADARAAKKELQKVERQLDKLSEKETKLHAQIADNATDFEKVAKLDAELRELAGEREELEMRWLELAEDA, from the coding sequence GTGGCCGTCAACCTGGTCAATGTCGAGGCAGTCAGCAAGGTGTACGGAACCCGTGCCCTGCTCGACGGCGTGTCCCTCGGCGTCTCCGAAGGCGACCGGATCGGCGTCGTCGGCCGCAACGGCGACGGCAAGACGACCCTGATCCGGATGCTCGCCAAGCTGGAGGAGGCCGACACCGGCCGCGTCACGCACAGCGGCGGGCTGCGCCTCGGCGTGCTCACCCAGCACGACTCCCTCGACCCGCGGGCGACCATCCGGCACGAGGTCATCGGCGTGATGGCCGACCACGAGTGGGCCGGCAGCGCCAAGATCCGCGACGTGCTCACCGGCCTGTTCGGCGGCCTGGACCTGCCCGGCTTCGAGAAGGGCCTGGACACCGTCATCGGCCCGCTCTCCGGTGGCGAGCGGCGGCGCATCGCGCTCGCCAAGCTGCTCATCGAGGACCAGGACCTGCTCGTCCTGGACGAGCCCACCAACCACCTCGACGTCGAGGGCATCGCCTGGCTCGCCGGCCACCTGCGCGAGCGCCGCTCCGCACTGGTCTGCGTCACCCACGACCGCTGGTTCCTCGACCAGGTCTGCACCCGCATGTGGGACGTGCAGCGCGGCGCCGTGTACGAGTACGAGGGCGGCTACTCCGACTACGTCTTCGCCCGCGCCGAGCGCGAGCGCATCGCGGCGACGGAGGAGGTCAAGCGGCAGAACCTGGTCCGCAAGGAGCTGGCCTGGCTGCGCCGCGGCGCCCCCGCCCGCACCTCCAAGCCCCGGTTCCGGATCGAGGCGGCGAACGCGCTGATCGCGGACGTGCCGGAGCCCCGCGACAAGAGCGAGCTGATGAAGTTCGCCAACGCCCGTCTCGGCAAGACGGTGTTCGACCTGGAGAACGTGGACATCACGGCCGGCCCGAAGGAGCTGCTGAAGCACCTGACCTGGCAGCTCGGCCCGGGCGACCGGATCGGTCTGGTCGGCGTGAACGGCGCGGGCAAGACCTCGCTGCTGCGCGCGCTGGCCGACGCCGCCGTCACCCAGGGGGACATCCAGCCCGCGGCCGGCCGGATCGTCGTCGGCAAGACCGTGCGGCTCGCCTACCTGTCGCAGGACGTCACCGAACTCCCCGCCGAGCTGCGGGTCCTGGAGGCCGTGCAGCAGGTGCGCGACCGCGTCGACCTCGGCAAGGGCCGGGAGATGACGGCGGGCCAGCTGTGCGAGCAGTTCGGCTTCACCAAGGAGAAGCAGTGGACGCCGGTCGGCGACCTGTCCGGTGGCGAGCGGCGCCGCCTCCAGCTGCTCCGTCTCCTCATGGACGAGCCGAACGTCCTCTTCCTCGACGAGCCCACCAACGACCTCGACATCGAGACCCTGACCCAGCTGGAGGACCTCCTCGACGGCTGGCCCGGCTCCATGGTCGTGATCTCGCACGACCGGTTCTTCATCGAGCGCACCACCGACCGGACGTTCGCGCTGCTCGGCGACCGGACTCTGCGCATGCTGCCGCGCGGCATCGACGAGTACCTGGAGCGGCGGCAGAAGATGATCGAGGCGGCGCTGCCCGCCCCGGCTCCGGCCGCGCAGCAGAAGCAGGGCGTCTCCGCCGCCGACGCACGGGCGGCGAAGAAGGAGCTGCAGAAGGTCGAGCGGCAGCTAGACAAACTCTCCGAGAAGGAGACCAAACTGCACGCCCAAATCGCCGACAACGCCACGGACTTCGAGAAGGTGGCCAAACTGGACGCCGAGCTGCGGGAACTGGCGGGCGAGCGCGAGGAGCTGGAGATGCGCTGGCTGGAGCTCGCCGAAGACGCGTAG
- a CDS encoding response regulator transcription factor, producing MGVRLMVVDDHRLLAEALASALKLRGHRVLAAAAPAAGAAELVVARAPEVCLLGTAAPAEPGAFEPIVRIKRERPQVAVVVLGPVPSPLGIAAAFAAGASGYVRHDERIEGVERALLKARAGEAAVAPQLLQGAFEELLNPTAQPDDEGQRLLRVLTPREVEVLVRVAEGEDTRLIAQGMRIAPSTARTHVQRVLMKLGVGSRLEAAALAARSGLLDRAPRPRGPGEV from the coding sequence ATGGGCGTGCGGCTCATGGTGGTCGACGACCACCGACTGCTGGCGGAGGCGCTCGCCTCGGCACTGAAACTGCGCGGGCACCGGGTGCTCGCGGCGGCGGCGCCCGCGGCGGGCGCCGCCGAGCTCGTGGTGGCCAGGGCGCCCGAGGTGTGCCTGCTGGGCACGGCCGCGCCGGCCGAGCCGGGGGCCTTCGAGCCGATCGTCCGGATCAAACGGGAGCGGCCGCAGGTGGCCGTGGTGGTCCTCGGGCCGGTGCCGTCGCCGCTCGGGATCGCGGCGGCGTTCGCGGCCGGCGCGTCCGGGTACGTCCGGCACGACGAGCGCATCGAGGGCGTGGAACGGGCCCTGCTGAAGGCCAGGGCCGGGGAGGCGGCGGTCGCGCCGCAGCTGCTCCAGGGCGCGTTCGAGGAGTTGCTGAACCCGACGGCGCAGCCGGACGACGAGGGGCAGCGGCTGCTGCGGGTGCTGACGCCGCGGGAGGTCGAGGTGCTGGTCCGGGTCGCGGAGGGCGAGGACACCCGGCTGATCGCCCAGGGCATGCGGATCGCGCCCAGCACGGCCCGGACGCATGTGCAGCGGGTGCTGATGAAGCTGGGCGTCGGGTCCCGGCTCGAAGCGGCGGCGCTCGCGGCGCGCAGCGGCCTGCTCGACCGGGCGCCGCGGCCGCGCGGGCCGGGAGAGGTCTGA
- a CDS encoding 4-(cytidine 5'-diphospho)-2-C-methyl-D-erythritol kinase, translating into MADRKSVTVRVPAKVNVQLAVGGARPDGFHDLANVFLAVSLFDEVTVTPADELRVTCSGPDADQVPLDRTNLAARAAERLAARHGIAPDVHIHIAKDIPVAGGMAGGSADGAGALLACDALWGLNSSRAELMEICAELGSDVPFSLAGGAALGVGRGERLSELPVGGTIHWVFAVADGGLSTPAVYREFDRLAEGTDVPEPVASPDLLEALRTGDAAALAGTLSNDLQPAALSLRPSLAATLETGMAAGALAALVSGSGPTTAFLTKDEDSARSVAEALTTSGTCRTARVAHAPAPGARIV; encoded by the coding sequence ATGGCTGACCGCAAGAGCGTGACCGTTCGGGTCCCCGCGAAGGTCAACGTGCAGCTGGCGGTGGGCGGGGCGCGGCCGGACGGCTTCCACGACCTGGCCAACGTCTTCCTGGCGGTGTCGCTGTTCGACGAGGTGACGGTGACGCCGGCGGACGAGCTGCGGGTGACGTGCTCGGGTCCCGACGCGGACCAGGTGCCGCTCGACCGCACGAACCTGGCGGCGCGGGCGGCCGAGCGGCTCGCGGCGCGGCACGGCATCGCGCCGGACGTGCACATCCACATCGCCAAGGACATCCCGGTCGCGGGCGGCATGGCCGGCGGCAGCGCGGACGGCGCGGGCGCGCTGCTCGCGTGCGACGCGCTGTGGGGCCTGAACTCCTCGCGCGCGGAGCTCATGGAGATCTGCGCGGAGCTCGGCAGCGACGTGCCGTTCAGCCTGGCGGGCGGGGCGGCGCTGGGCGTCGGCCGCGGCGAGCGGCTCTCCGAGCTGCCGGTCGGCGGGACGATCCACTGGGTGTTCGCCGTCGCCGACGGCGGGCTGTCGACACCGGCGGTGTACCGCGAGTTCGACCGCCTCGCCGAGGGCACGGACGTGCCCGAGCCGGTCGCCTCCCCGGACCTCCTGGAGGCCCTGCGCACCGGCGACGCCGCCGCGCTCGCGGGCACCCTGTCGAACGACCTCCAGCCGGCGGCGCTCTCCCTGCGCCCGTCGCTGGCCGCGACCCTGGAGACGGGCATGGCGGCGGGTGCGCTCGCCGCGCTGGTCTCGGGCTCCGGCCCGACGACGGCCTTCCTGACGAAGGACGAGGACTCGGCGCGTTCGGTGGCCGAGGCGCTCACCACGTCGGGCACCTGCCGCACGGCCCGGGTCGCCCACGCGCCGGCGCCGGGGGCGCGGATCGTCTGA
- a CDS encoding PQQ-binding-like beta-propeller repeat protein → MTQPPSNQPQGGFGAPQDGPPAQPPGQPPQPPAQPPHAPPVPPAQPPQAPQPGYGYPQQPPAGYGYPQQPGPYAQQPGPYGQPQSQPGPYGQQPNPYGGYPTQPQYPGAPAPAPSGGNPFKGKPGVIIAAAAAALLVIGGGTWFALSGDDDKKPIAKPSSTPSSSASVDQGDGSGDGRNAADDLNAGRKPGEAKVNWLVKNTVDLPRNGADVYGPWVFGDTVVKGMYKSLVGYGLKDGKEKWNLPLPFEMCAAPSQISATGQIVIGVNDKAGDRADCLVLQQVDLKTGKAGWKKTLPKGSGFASLSDITLAISGNTVTAAGTSNAWGFSLTDGRQLFTRPNGDCKPYAYAGGSKLIGAYSCKTSDYKKKQEELSEVDPNTGKPKWTFRLKPMWEVDKVYSVNPVVVSLRQEGETSDDGKWVVLALNANGSQRSQLTGSTDKFAPRCGGNYVIFGKHLQGCVGVAADANTLYMSTEEDTSGLARTNAVVAFDLSTGKPKWRAKAPAERVVTPLQMQGSSVLLYMDAKYDKGGALATLAPTGGAPKIVQQHPASTSEIENDFYSARYAYANGTFVIASGRVSATNDAEEKETKTMMAFSK, encoded by the coding sequence ATGACTCAGCCGCCCAGCAACCAGCCGCAGGGCGGCTTCGGCGCGCCGCAGGACGGGCCGCCGGCCCAGCCGCCCGGCCAGCCGCCCCAGCCCCCGGCCCAGCCGCCGCATGCCCCGCCGGTCCCGCCGGCGCAGCCGCCGCAGGCCCCGCAGCCCGGTTACGGGTACCCCCAGCAGCCGCCCGCCGGTTACGGGTACCCGCAACAGCCGGGCCCGTACGCCCAGCAGCCCGGTCCGTACGGGCAGCCGCAGTCGCAGCCGGGGCCGTACGGCCAGCAGCCGAACCCCTACGGGGGCTACCCGACGCAGCCTCAGTACCCCGGCGCCCCGGCGCCCGCGCCGTCCGGCGGCAACCCCTTCAAGGGCAAGCCCGGCGTCATCATCGCCGCGGCGGCGGCCGCGCTGCTCGTCATCGGCGGCGGTACGTGGTTCGCGCTCAGCGGGGACGACGACAAGAAGCCGATCGCCAAGCCGAGTTCCACCCCGAGCTCCTCCGCCTCGGTCGACCAGGGCGACGGCAGCGGCGACGGCCGCAACGCCGCGGACGACCTCAACGCCGGCCGCAAGCCCGGCGAGGCGAAGGTGAACTGGCTGGTCAAGAACACCGTCGACCTGCCCCGCAACGGCGCTGACGTGTACGGCCCGTGGGTCTTCGGCGACACCGTCGTCAAGGGCATGTACAAGAGCCTCGTCGGCTACGGCCTGAAGGACGGCAAGGAGAAGTGGAACCTTCCGCTTCCGTTCGAGATGTGTGCCGCGCCGTCCCAGATCTCCGCCACCGGCCAGATCGTCATCGGCGTCAACGACAAGGCCGGTGACCGCGCCGACTGCCTCGTCCTGCAGCAGGTCGACCTCAAGACCGGCAAGGCGGGCTGGAAGAAGACGCTCCCCAAGGGCAGCGGCTTCGCCTCGCTGTCCGACATCACCCTCGCCATCAGTGGCAACACGGTCACCGCGGCCGGCACCAGCAACGCCTGGGGCTTCTCGCTCACCGACGGCCGTCAGCTCTTCACCCGGCCGAACGGCGACTGCAAGCCGTACGCCTACGCCGGCGGCTCCAAGCTGATCGGCGCGTACAGCTGCAAGACCAGCGACTACAAGAAGAAGCAGGAAGAGCTCAGCGAGGTCGACCCGAACACCGGCAAGCCGAAGTGGACCTTCCGGCTGAAGCCCATGTGGGAGGTCGACAAGGTCTACTCGGTCAACCCCGTGGTCGTCTCCCTCCGGCAGGAGGGGGAGACCAGTGACGACGGCAAGTGGGTCGTCCTCGCGCTCAACGCCAACGGCAGCCAGCGCTCCCAGCTGACCGGCAGCACCGACAAGTTCGCTCCCCGCTGCGGCGGCAACTACGTCATCTTCGGCAAGCACCTGCAGGGTTGCGTCGGCGTCGCCGCGGACGCGAACACCCTCTACATGTCCACCGAGGAAGACACCAGCGGCCTGGCCCGCACCAACGCCGTGGTCGCCTTCGACCTGAGCACCGGCAAGCCCAAGTGGCGCGCCAAGGCGCCCGCCGAGCGGGTCGTGACGCCGCTGCAGATGCAGGGCTCCAGCGTGCTGCTCTACATGGACGCGAAGTACGACAAGGGCGGCGCGCTCGCGACGCTCGCCCCGACCGGCGGTGCGCCGAAGATCGTGCAGCAGCACCCGGCGTCGACGTCGGAGATCGAGAACGACTTCTACAGCGCGCGTTACGCGTACGCGAACGGCACGTTCGTGATCGCGTCGGGCCGCGTCAGCGCCACCAACGACGCGGAGGAGAAAGAGACCAAGACGATGATGGCGTTCAGCAAGTGA
- a CDS encoding PQQ-binding-like beta-propeller repeat protein: protein MTQPPPPPNQPPGPPQGGFGAPQDPPAGGFGAPTPPPAQPQYGYPQQPPTQPQGQPSAQPQYGYPQQPDQAAGQPQYGYPQQPPTQPMGQPQYGYPTQPQYGYQPTPPPGSGGGKKLTTQMQIIIAAVVAVVLIIGGGVWYASSGDDEPANEGKGGSSQGTDGGKGKAAADGPGKEKVPSNVQSKVSFQLPHPKVTDVTDVAGSWVTDKAYVKTGVNSIVGYDLAKGTPVWTLALPGQVCATSRHATADNKTAIVYEASKRLPPRNYQPCTEVAVVDLVAGKLVWTKSVTSASSGDDKVKFSEVTLSGTTVAAGGTDGGAAFDLANGNPRWKPQANAENCYDMGYGGGAGLVAARKCGPYDSQYVVIQNLNPATGAPISQFKMPAGVKYASIVSTKPLVVAADVGDTADDGSGISDFFSIDEATGKLKVKIAADADRFAARCRSTEVETCSKVVVGNGRIYLPTEDHEGSGEYGDTNEIVSFDLATGKPTSDKADAGDRYSMFPLRMDGGNVIAYKTPPYDKGGQIVSIDGATFKQTTLLENPGDEAVRDAESSFSSDYAEILYSGGRMFISETMISEPRKSAGDDKEYLVVAYSTTG from the coding sequence ATGACTCAGCCACCTCCCCCGCCGAACCAGCCCCCGGGTCCGCCCCAGGGCGGCTTCGGCGCCCCCCAGGACCCCCCGGCGGGCGGCTTCGGCGCCCCCACGCCGCCGCCGGCCCAGCCGCAGTACGGCTACCCGCAGCAGCCGCCCACGCAGCCGCAGGGCCAGCCGTCCGCGCAGCCGCAGTACGGCTACCCCCAGCAGCCCGACCAGGCGGCGGGGCAGCCCCAGTACGGCTACCCGCAGCAGCCGCCGACCCAGCCGATGGGCCAGCCGCAGTACGGCTACCCGACGCAGCCGCAGTACGGGTACCAGCCCACCCCGCCGCCGGGCTCCGGCGGCGGCAAGAAGCTGACCACCCAGATGCAGATCATCATCGCCGCCGTGGTCGCGGTCGTCCTGATCATCGGCGGCGGCGTCTGGTACGCCTCCTCCGGTGACGACGAGCCGGCGAACGAGGGCAAGGGCGGCAGCAGCCAGGGCACCGACGGCGGCAAGGGCAAGGCCGCCGCGGACGGACCGGGCAAGGAGAAGGTCCCGTCCAACGTCCAGTCGAAGGTGTCCTTCCAGCTGCCGCACCCCAAGGTCACCGACGTCACGGACGTGGCCGGCTCCTGGGTGACCGACAAGGCGTACGTGAAGACGGGCGTCAACTCGATCGTCGGCTACGACCTCGCCAAGGGCACCCCGGTGTGGACGCTGGCCCTGCCCGGCCAGGTCTGCGCCACCTCCCGGCACGCGACCGCGGACAACAAGACCGCGATCGTCTACGAGGCGTCCAAGCGCCTCCCGCCGCGCAACTACCAGCCGTGCACCGAGGTCGCCGTGGTCGACCTGGTCGCGGGCAAGCTGGTGTGGACGAAGTCGGTCACCAGCGCCAGCTCCGGCGACGACAAGGTGAAGTTCAGCGAGGTCACGCTGAGCGGCACCACCGTCGCGGCCGGCGGCACCGACGGCGGCGCCGCGTTCGACCTGGCCAACGGCAACCCGCGGTGGAAGCCGCAGGCGAACGCCGAGAACTGCTACGACATGGGTTACGGCGGCGGCGCCGGCCTCGTCGCGGCGCGCAAGTGCGGGCCGTACGACAGCCAGTACGTCGTCATCCAGAACCTCAACCCGGCCACGGGCGCGCCGATCTCGCAGTTCAAGATGCCGGCCGGCGTGAAGTACGCGTCGATCGTGTCCACCAAGCCGCTGGTCGTCGCCGCGGACGTCGGCGACACCGCCGACGACGGCAGCGGCATCTCGGACTTCTTCTCGATCGACGAGGCCACCGGCAAGCTCAAGGTGAAGATCGCCGCGGACGCGGACCGGTTCGCCGCCCGCTGCCGCTCCACCGAGGTCGAGACCTGCTCCAAGGTCGTCGTCGGCAACGGCCGGATCTACCTGCCCACCGAGGACCACGAGGGCAGCGGCGAGTACGGCGACACCAACGAGATCGTGTCGTTCGACCTCGCCACCGGCAAGCCGACCAGCGACAAGGCCGACGCCGGCGACCGGTACTCGATGTTCCCGCTGCGCATGGACGGCGGCAACGTCATCGCGTACAAGACCCCGCCGTACGACAAGGGCGGCCAGATCGTCTCGATCGACGGGGCGACCTTCAAGCAGACGACCCTGCTGGAGAACCCGGGCGACGAGGCGGTCCGTGACGCGGAGTCGAGCTTCTCCTCGGACTACGCGGAGATCCTCTACTCCGGCGGGCGGATGTTCATCTCCGAGACGATGATCAGCGAGCCGCGCAAGTCCGCCGGCGACGACAAGGAGTACCTGGTCGTCGCTTACTCCACCACCGGCTGA
- a CDS encoding ubiquitin-like domain-containing protein gives MSTSQGSHRAARGGRRAATRTVEAPPVPPPSAPSIHEYETQPYAARLAPPPVRAPEPARAAAPVPAPAAGGRAAARRGARRRKAAPAGDGLRRLVPQALVVAFLAGGTTAFVADDKAIRLSVDGVPRTLHTFADDVEELLEDEGLAVGAHDLLAPGPGAALSDGDEVVVRYGRPVRLTLDGQRRQVWTTARTVEGALRQLGVRAEGAYLSVSRSAPISRHGLDLDVRTERTVTLLADGRERTVRTNAATVREVVEGAGITLSGQDTTSVPPSSFPRDGQTVTVLRITGSREVREEPIRYAVERVRDPELFAGTEVVERQGVQGVRRVTYALRTVNGVRQKPRRIAEEIVRAPVAQRVKVGTKPLPHSVAGADGLDWGALAQCESGGRPGAVDPSGTYGGLYQFDPGTWRALGGSGVAQNAPASEQTYRAKKLYVQRGASPWPHCGRRLHG, from the coding sequence GTGAGCACCTCGCAGGGGAGTCATCGAGCCGCACGCGGCGGCCGTCGCGCCGCGACCCGCACGGTCGAGGCACCGCCGGTCCCGCCGCCGTCGGCCCCGTCCATCCACGAGTACGAGACCCAGCCCTACGCGGCTCGGCTCGCACCGCCCCCCGTGCGCGCCCCCGAGCCCGCCCGGGCCGCCGCCCCTGTCCCGGCCCCGGCAGCCGGCGGGCGCGCCGCCGCCCGGCGGGGCGCCCGCCGCCGGAAGGCGGCCCCCGCCGGGGACGGGCTGCGCCGGCTCGTCCCGCAGGCCCTGGTCGTCGCGTTCCTGGCGGGCGGCACCACCGCCTTCGTCGCCGACGACAAGGCGATCCGGCTCAGCGTCGACGGCGTCCCGCGCACCCTGCACACCTTCGCCGACGACGTCGAGGAACTCCTGGAGGACGAGGGCCTCGCCGTCGGCGCCCACGACCTCCTCGCGCCCGGCCCCGGCGCGGCCCTCTCCGACGGCGACGAGGTCGTCGTCCGGTACGGCCGCCCCGTCCGGCTGACCCTCGACGGGCAGCGCCGCCAGGTGTGGACGACCGCCCGCACCGTCGAGGGGGCGCTGCGTCAGCTCGGGGTCCGAGCCGAGGGTGCGTACCTCTCCGTCTCCCGCTCCGCGCCGATCTCCCGCCACGGCCTCGACCTCGACGTGCGCACCGAGCGCACCGTCACCCTTCTCGCCGACGGCCGCGAGCGGACCGTCCGCACCAACGCGGCGACCGTCCGCGAGGTCGTCGAGGGGGCCGGCATCACCCTCTCCGGCCAGGACACCACCTCCGTGCCGCCCAGCTCCTTCCCGCGCGACGGCCAGACCGTCACCGTCCTGCGGATCACCGGCTCCCGGGAGGTCCGCGAGGAGCCGATCCGGTACGCCGTCGAGCGGGTCCGCGACCCGGAGCTGTTCGCCGGCACCGAGGTCGTCGAACGGCAGGGCGTCCAGGGCGTGCGCCGGGTCACGTACGCGCTGCGGACCGTCAACGGGGTCCGGCAGAAGCCGCGCCGGATCGCCGAGGAGATCGTCCGCGCGCCCGTCGCGCAGCGGGTGAAGGTCGGGACGAAGCCGCTGCCGCACTCGGTCGCGGGCGCCGACGGCCTGGACTGGGGCGCGCTCGCGCAGTGCGAGTCCGGCGGCCGGCCGGGCGCGGTCGACCCGTCGGGGACGTACGGCGGGCTCTACCAGTTCGACCCGGGGACCTGGCGGGCTCTCGGCGGCAGCGGGGTGGCGCAGAACGCGCCCGCGTCCGAGCAGACGTACCGGGCGAAGAAGCTGTACGTGCAGCGGGGGGCGAGTCCCTGGCCGCACTGCGGCCGAAGGCTCCACGGGTGA
- a CDS encoding TatD family hydrolase — translation MTSKDAPPPLPEPLLVPVADSHTHLDMQNGTVEEALARAAAVGVTTVVQVGCDVKGSRWAAETAAAHPEVHAAVALHPNEAPRIVLGDPDGWSRQGAREAGGDAALDEALAEIDRLAALPEVKGVGETGLDHFRTGPEGMAAQERSFRAHIEIAKRHGKALVIHDREAHADVLRVLAEEGAPERTVFHCYSGDAEMARTCAEAGYYMSFAGNMTFKNAQPLRDALAVAPLELVLVETDAPFLTPVPYRGRPNAPYLIPITVRAMAEVRGIEVDALCEALAANTALAFDY, via the coding sequence ATGACCTCCAAGGACGCCCCGCCGCCGCTGCCCGAGCCCCTGCTGGTGCCGGTGGCGGACTCGCACACCCACCTGGACATGCAGAACGGCACCGTCGAGGAGGCGCTCGCCCGGGCCGCCGCCGTCGGTGTCACCACCGTCGTCCAGGTGGGCTGCGACGTGAAGGGCTCCCGGTGGGCCGCCGAGACGGCCGCCGCGCACCCGGAGGTGCACGCGGCCGTCGCGCTGCACCCCAACGAGGCCCCGCGCATCGTCCTCGGCGACCCTGACGGCTGGTCCCGCCAAGGCGCCCGGGAGGCGGGAGGGGACGCCGCGCTCGACGAGGCGCTCGCCGAGATCGACCGGCTCGCCGCGCTGCCCGAGGTCAAGGGCGTCGGGGAGACCGGCCTCGACCACTTCCGCACCGGTCCCGAGGGCATGGCCGCGCAGGAGCGCTCGTTCCGCGCCCACATCGAGATCGCCAAGCGGCACGGCAAGGCGCTGGTCATCCACGACCGCGAGGCGCACGCCGACGTGCTGCGGGTCCTCGCCGAGGAGGGCGCGCCCGAGCGGACGGTCTTCCACTGCTACTCCGGCGACGCCGAGATGGCCCGGACCTGCGCCGAGGCCGGCTACTACATGTCCTTCGCCGGGAACATGACCTTCAAGAACGCCCAGCCGCTGCGCGACGCCCTCGCCGTCGCCCCGCTGGAGCTGGTCCTGGTGGAGACCGACGCGCCGTTCCTGACCCCGGTGCCCTACCGGGGGCGGCCGAACGCGCCGTACCTGATCCCGATCACGGTCCGCGCGATGGCCGAGGTGCGCGGGATCGAGGTCGACGCGCTGTGCGAGGCGCTCGCCGCGAACACCGCGCTGGCGTTCGATTACTAG
- the rsmA gene encoding 16S rRNA (adenine(1518)-N(6)/adenine(1519)-N(6))-dimethyltransferase RsmA translates to MSTTDPADVLLGPADIRELAAALGVRPTKQRGQNFVIDANTVRRIVRTAEVRPDDVVVEVGPGLGSLTLALLDVADRVTAVEIDDVLAAALPSTIAARIPAKKDHFALVHSDAMHVQELPGPAPTALVANLPYNVAVPVLLHMLDRFPSIERTLVMVQAEVADRLAAGPGNKVYGVPSVKANWYAEVKRAGSIGRNVFWPAPNVDSGLVSLVRRKEPLATTASKDEVFAVVDAAFAQRRKTLRAALAGWAGSPAAAEEALVKAGISPQARGEALTVEEFARIAENRGERTDG, encoded by the coding sequence GTGAGCACCACCGATCCCGCCGACGTTCTCCTCGGCCCCGCCGACATCCGTGAACTGGCCGCCGCGCTGGGCGTACGCCCCACCAAGCAGCGCGGCCAGAACTTCGTCATCGACGCCAACACGGTCCGGCGGATCGTCCGGACGGCCGAGGTGCGACCCGACGACGTGGTCGTGGAGGTGGGCCCGGGACTCGGCTCGCTGACGCTGGCCCTGCTCGACGTCGCCGACCGGGTGACGGCCGTCGAGATCGACGACGTCCTCGCCGCGGCCCTGCCCTCGACGATCGCGGCCCGCATCCCGGCGAAGAAGGACCACTTCGCGCTGGTCCACTCCGACGCCATGCACGTCCAGGAGCTGCCCGGCCCGGCGCCGACGGCGCTGGTCGCGAACCTGCCGTACAACGTGGCCGTGCCGGTGCTGCTGCACATGCTGGACCGCTTCCCGTCCATCGAGCGGACGCTCGTGATGGTCCAGGCGGAGGTCGCCGACCGGCTCGCCGCCGGTCCGGGGAACAAGGTGTACGGCGTGCCGTCGGTGAAGGCGAACTGGTACGCCGAGGTGAAGCGGGCCGGGTCGATCGGGCGCAACGTGTTCTGGCCGGCGCCGAACGTCGACTCGGGCCTGGTGTCGCTGGTGCGGCGGAAGGAACCGCTCGCCACCACGGCCTCCAAGGACGAGGTCTTCGCGGTCGTCGACGCGGCCTTCGCGCAGCGCCGCAAGACGCTGCGCGCCGCGCTGGCCGGCTGGGCGGGCTCGCCCGCGGCGGCGGAGGAGGCCCTGGTGAAGGCCGGGATCTCGCCGCAGGCGCGCGGCGAGGCGCTCACCGTCGAGGAGTTCGCACGGATCGCGGAGAACCGGGGAGAGCGTACGGATGGCTGA